In Granulicella sibirica, the following proteins share a genomic window:
- a CDS encoding DUF3761 domain-containing protein has translation MTKRAIAVFAALFMSVCTLAHAQAPAGATGQCKDGTYSTAKAKSGACSGHKGVQTWYATASAAPAPAPAATPSAAPTPPPAPTSAPASRPSATSSPSTMPSQPAAGGGPGQVWVNTSTKVYHCSGDRYYGKTKKGSYMSESDAIAKGARPDAGKPCPK, from the coding sequence ATGACCAAACGCGCCATCGCTGTTTTCGCCGCACTCTTTATGTCCGTCTGTACCCTTGCTCACGCACAGGCCCCCGCCGGGGCGACGGGACAGTGTAAAGACGGCACCTACTCCACCGCCAAGGCTAAGAGCGGAGCCTGCTCCGGACACAAGGGCGTGCAGACCTGGTACGCAACAGCTTCGGCAGCACCGGCACCGGCCCCAGCGGCAACGCCCAGCGCAGCTCCAACGCCGCCTCCGGCCCCGACCTCTGCGCCCGCATCTCGCCCGTCTGCGACCTCCAGCCCGTCAACTATGCCGAGCCAGCCCGCAGCCGGGGGCGGACCGGGCCAGGTTTGGGTCAATACCTCCACCAAGGTCTACCATTGCAGCGGCGATCGGTATTACGGCAAGACGAAAAAGGGTTCTTACATGAGCGAGTCTGACGCCATTGCCAAAGGCGCACGCCCTGACGCCGGAAAGCCCTGCCCCAAGTAG
- a CDS encoding YsnF/AvaK domain-containing protein encodes MAMTDELTHLVCLFHHQDQAAAATEDLYKQGIPPSSIAVIGKEGPEHAAGSTLDEFGIPARDREHLLEGIRNGGVVVAVSNVQGHVSAVEKIFGSHKATKIDDAVVTPKAAALPVGAEDETTIPLVEEELAVGKRTVDQGGVRVYRRVIEIPVEESIDLREEHVVVERNAVDRPVTDADLALQGNQVFELTETAEEAVVGKTAHVVEEVVVGKTASERTEHIHDTVRHTEVEIEEIQPESELRTPVKTN; translated from the coding sequence ATGGCAATGACCGACGAGCTCACTCATCTTGTGTGCCTATTCCATCATCAAGATCAGGCTGCCGCAGCAACGGAAGATCTTTATAAGCAAGGCATTCCTCCCTCGTCCATCGCTGTCATCGGAAAGGAAGGACCTGAGCATGCCGCTGGTTCCACTCTCGATGAATTTGGAATTCCAGCTCGTGACCGCGAACATCTTCTGGAAGGAATACGCAACGGCGGCGTTGTCGTGGCGGTTTCGAACGTGCAAGGGCATGTTTCTGCTGTTGAGAAGATCTTTGGAAGCCACAAGGCTACCAAGATTGATGATGCTGTCGTGACGCCCAAAGCTGCTGCACTTCCGGTTGGAGCGGAGGATGAGACAACTATTCCCCTCGTTGAAGAGGAGCTCGCCGTGGGCAAGCGAACGGTGGATCAAGGTGGCGTCCGTGTTTATCGGCGAGTCATCGAGATTCCTGTAGAGGAGTCGATCGACCTCCGCGAGGAGCATGTCGTTGTCGAGCGAAATGCCGTGGACCGTCCGGTCACGGATGCAGATCTGGCACTTCAGGGCAATCAAGTGTTCGAACTCACCGAAACAGCCGAAGAAGCCGTAGTCGGAAAGACAGCGCACGTTGTAGAAGAAGTGGTCGTGGGCAAGACCGCATCGGAGCGTACGGAGCATATTCACGATACGGTCCGCCATACCGAGGTTGAGATTGAAGAGATTCAGCCCGAGAGCGAACTGAGAACGCCAGTCAAAACGAACTAA
- a CDS encoding OmpA family protein — translation MAERVKVYEETKKVIPVWAWLLPLLLLLALLAYFLTHRHPADGAPVVSSTAAAPAFPDLGSVHFDTDKATLTPEGQATLQQAAAAMKANPSAHLRIEGFTDSTGSAPHNADLSEQRALAVAGYLKEQGIDGGRLTGGGFGAQKPTDTNATPNGKADNRRVELFSQPQ, via the coding sequence ATGGCTGAACGCGTCAAAGTCTACGAAGAGACCAAGAAGGTAATTCCCGTCTGGGCTTGGCTCCTGCCACTCCTTCTTCTGCTGGCTCTCCTCGCCTATTTCCTCACCCACCGCCATCCTGCTGACGGCGCACCAGTTGTCAGCTCAACGGCTGCCGCGCCTGCATTTCCGGACCTCGGTTCTGTGCATTTCGACACAGACAAAGCCACTCTGACACCGGAAGGCCAGGCGACTCTACAGCAAGCTGCAGCGGCGATGAAAGCAAATCCCTCCGCCCATCTCCGGATCGAGGGCTTCACCGACAGCACCGGTTCAGCACCCCACAATGCAGATCTTTCGGAACAGCGGGCACTCGCAGTCGCTGGCTACCTTAAGGAACAAGGTATTGATGGAGGTCGATTGACTGGCGGAGGCTTTGGAGCTCAGAAGCCCACCGACACCAATGCGACTCCGAATGGCAAGGCGGACAATCGCCGCGTCGAACTCTTCTCGCAGCCGCAGTAA
- a CDS encoding YsnF/AvaK domain-containing protein produces MSKTVVGLFSTMAEANKARQELITDGYESHNIHVMANDEGPASSSAPTANESGYTDIGSGGGTGIGEKISSFFRSLSGGDDHAHDHYAKGVNAGGALLAITVPDEEAAEAATFLKQVGARDIEGGSSSQYQGSAKTAAEGVAIPIVEEELVVGKREVDRGGVRIYSHVVERPVDADINLREEQINVERRAVNRPATAADFAAGSGSVIELNATGEEAVVGKTSRVVEEVLVGKQSSERTQAIHDSVRKTEVDVEEVPGETTGAGISKDRY; encoded by the coding sequence ATGTCGAAGACAGTCGTAGGGCTTTTCAGCACAATGGCGGAAGCGAACAAGGCGAGGCAGGAGTTGATCACGGACGGCTACGAATCCCATAACATCCACGTCATGGCCAATGATGAGGGTCCAGCTTCATCGTCTGCGCCAACTGCAAACGAATCAGGCTATACAGATATCGGGAGCGGGGGCGGCACGGGGATCGGAGAGAAGATCAGCAGCTTCTTCCGTTCACTCAGCGGCGGCGATGACCACGCCCATGATCATTACGCGAAAGGGGTAAACGCGGGTGGTGCGCTCCTCGCAATCACGGTACCGGACGAAGAAGCTGCCGAGGCAGCCACTTTTCTAAAGCAGGTTGGAGCTCGCGATATCGAGGGCGGGTCGAGCAGTCAGTACCAAGGTTCCGCGAAAACCGCAGCAGAAGGCGTAGCGATCCCAATCGTCGAAGAAGAGCTCGTAGTCGGGAAGCGCGAGGTTGATCGCGGTGGTGTCCGCATCTACTCCCACGTTGTAGAGCGTCCGGTCGACGCGGACATCAACCTCCGCGAAGAGCAGATCAACGTGGAGCGCCGCGCGGTCAACCGGCCTGCAACCGCAGCTGATTTTGCTGCCGGTAGCGGATCCGTCATCGAGTTGAACGCAACTGGAGAGGAAGCCGTCGTGGGCAAGACGAGCCGAGTCGTAGAGGAGGTTCTCGTCGGCAAGCAAAGCAGCGAGCGCACTCAGGCCATCCATGATTCCGTTCGCAAGACAGAGGTGGATGTCGAGGAGGTTCCCGGCGAGACCACTGGAGCCGGCATCTCGAAGGATCGCTACTAG
- a CDS encoding YsnF/AvaK domain-containing protein: MTDTESATSTVDDQSTTRPNVLAVSGQFDATQPFTEIWMANGEVVRLPTSVLLQTSDVWKSADTRADVLSSNNSVTIPLVEERLEVGKRTVATGTVRLNKTVQEYTEALDETLAVRTFDVERIVINQPVDAPPPVRQEGNTTIYSLVEERLVLTKELVLKEEIRIIQRDTERHDTQVVTLHKEHISVERVPG, encoded by the coding sequence ATGACTGACACTGAATCTGCCACGTCAACAGTGGATGACCAGTCCACTACCCGGCCCAATGTCCTTGCCGTCTCTGGGCAATTCGACGCGACTCAACCATTTACTGAGATCTGGATGGCCAACGGTGAAGTGGTTCGCCTACCGACCAGTGTGCTTCTTCAGACCTCTGACGTATGGAAGTCCGCTGACACGCGGGCGGACGTTCTCTCCTCGAACAACAGCGTCACAATCCCGTTGGTTGAAGAAAGACTGGAAGTAGGGAAGCGGACTGTTGCTACGGGCACGGTTCGCCTGAACAAAACGGTCCAGGAATACACCGAAGCCCTAGATGAGACCCTCGCGGTCCGCACATTTGATGTGGAACGCATCGTTATTAACCAGCCTGTAGATGCTCCTCCGCCGGTCCGCCAAGAAGGGAACACCACCATCTACTCGCTCGTAGAGGAGCGATTAGTTCTTACGAAGGAGCTTGTTCTCAAAGAGGAGATTCGCATCATTCAGCGTGATACCGAGCGACACGACACTCAGGTCGTCACCCTACACAAAGAACACATCTCGGTTGAACGCGTTCCGGGATAA
- a CDS encoding response regulator, with product MADQTLKRIFVVDDERVIAETLATILEKSGFSAQCFFNPLEALYAARSDAPDLLISDVMMPQLSGVELAVQMKTMWPLCQILLFSGQAATADLLQTAREQGHDFHLLTKPVHPSDLLKEIQRQDSEAGMRV from the coding sequence ATGGCAGATCAGACACTTAAGCGAATCTTTGTGGTCGATGATGAACGAGTCATCGCGGAAACCCTCGCCACAATCCTCGAAAAAAGCGGGTTTTCAGCGCAGTGCTTCTTTAATCCTTTAGAGGCGCTGTATGCGGCCCGGTCCGATGCTCCTGATTTGCTCATCTCCGACGTCATGATGCCGCAATTATCGGGTGTCGAGTTGGCCGTTCAAATGAAGACGATGTGGCCACTTTGTCAGATCCTTCTCTTCTCAGGCCAGGCAGCAACAGCGGATCTGCTCCAAACTGCTCGGGAACAAGGGCATGACTTCCATCTGCTTACTAAGCCGGTTCACCCGAGCGACCTCTTGAAGGAGATCCAGAGGCAAGACTCGGAAGCTGGCATGAGAGTCTAA
- a CDS encoding Crp/Fnr family transcriptional regulator, with the protein MAHLPFKNVLLSKFDAQLIERLELRPVDLPLNREIENPGSRIDNLFFLEEGMASMTTTFSDGGQVEVALAGAEAVLGASVLMGTKLSLNRVFMQVPGHGYSVRAAVAAVEFRRCEMFQDLTLRYLQAQFIQSAQTAGCNARHSLEQRLARWLLLCADRNGGRNLPFSHECIADMLGARRTSVTVAAGVFKAQGLIEYSRGSIHLLDIEGLEAQACECYSVVRNHLADFAEYDAGTGCSPLRPDPVLS; encoded by the coding sequence ATGGCGCATCTGCCCTTTAAGAATGTTCTCTTAAGTAAGTTCGATGCTCAGCTCATTGAAAGGCTCGAACTTCGTCCCGTCGACCTCCCTCTCAACCGCGAGATTGAAAATCCTGGCAGCCGCATCGATAATCTCTTCTTTCTGGAAGAGGGAATGGCTTCGATGACCACAACCTTCAGCGATGGCGGTCAAGTAGAGGTGGCCTTGGCAGGCGCGGAGGCCGTTTTGGGCGCGTCGGTCCTGATGGGCACCAAACTCAGCCTAAACCGCGTTTTTATGCAGGTACCGGGACATGGATACTCTGTACGGGCGGCGGTGGCGGCCGTCGAATTCAGACGGTGCGAGATGTTTCAAGACCTCACCTTACGATACTTGCAGGCACAATTCATCCAGTCAGCGCAGACGGCCGGGTGCAACGCCCGCCATTCGCTTGAGCAGCGTCTAGCGCGGTGGCTTCTTCTCTGTGCGGACCGAAATGGTGGCCGGAATCTTCCGTTCTCGCATGAATGTATCGCCGATATGCTTGGTGCCAGGAGAACTTCGGTCACGGTGGCGGCGGGGGTCTTCAAAGCCCAAGGGCTGATTGAGTATTCACGGGGCAGCATCCACCTCCTGGATATTGAGGGGCTGGAAGCCCAGGCTTGTGAGTGCTATAGCGTAGTTCGGAATCATCTAGCCGATTTTGCAGAATACGACGCTGGAACCGGCTGCTCCCCGCTGCGACCCGATCCTGTTCTCTCGTAA
- a CDS encoding PAS domain-containing sensor histidine kinase: MIRQETANLNGGKRAELSTRRIHGSSEMADAIRRHAWEGTALGAIQDWSAELVVAVNLMLGSKLISCLIWGPERVLLYNDLYKHLLGTKPASMGEPFLDVWDEIRDQAAGIIGEPWKTGEANIFERVPFRILLNGELVERICTLSNNPVWGDTPEGPRILGLYQSIIDYTDAELVERKLRESEAQLSAIYDSGAVAAALIDAKTFRYLRVNSKLAEMLNQSIETVTGTSVFDLAADVKALRNQLESVARGEALIGVSAEGELANSPGVHRHWHSNYVPVRSEDGEVTGIAAASIETTQQKKAEAALIQNEKLAAVGRLAASIAHEINNPLESVTNLLYLAKTTEEKSEIAEYLDTAEIELRRASAITSQTLRFYKQSTNPVAMTGEALFKSVLSVYQGRLMNSNVAVQERMRAQKTVEVFDGEIRQVLNNLVGNAIDALLPNGGRLLLRSREGTDWSSGDKGVIFTVADTGSGMPSHVLEKVFEPFYTTKGLGGTGLGLWLSKEIMDRHRGRIRVRSSQTPGSSGTVFAVFLPFEAATR, encoded by the coding sequence ATGATTCGCCAAGAGACTGCCAACCTGAACGGCGGAAAGCGAGCCGAACTTTCAACCCGCCGCATTCACGGCTCCAGTGAGATGGCGGATGCGATTCGGCGTCATGCCTGGGAAGGGACCGCTCTTGGAGCGATCCAAGACTGGTCTGCCGAGCTGGTTGTCGCGGTCAACCTGATGCTGGGATCAAAGCTGATTTCTTGCCTAATCTGGGGGCCGGAACGCGTTCTGCTTTACAACGACCTCTACAAGCATCTTCTCGGGACAAAGCCCGCCAGCATGGGCGAGCCGTTCCTTGATGTCTGGGATGAAATCAGAGACCAAGCTGCAGGTATTATCGGCGAGCCCTGGAAGACAGGCGAAGCAAACATCTTCGAAAGGGTTCCGTTCCGCATTCTGCTCAATGGAGAGTTGGTCGAGCGTATCTGCACTCTTTCCAACAATCCTGTTTGGGGCGACACTCCCGAAGGTCCGAGGATTCTGGGCCTCTATCAGTCAATCATCGACTATACGGACGCAGAGTTGGTAGAGAGGAAGTTGCGCGAGAGTGAAGCGCAGCTTTCCGCTATTTACGACAGCGGCGCGGTGGCCGCAGCCCTTATCGACGCCAAGACTTTTCGCTATCTCCGAGTCAACTCAAAGCTGGCGGAGATGCTGAACCAATCTATCGAGACCGTGACCGGCACAAGCGTCTTCGACCTGGCTGCGGACGTTAAAGCCTTGCGGAATCAATTGGAATCGGTGGCGCGAGGGGAGGCCCTGATAGGCGTAAGTGCAGAAGGCGAGCTGGCAAACAGCCCAGGAGTGCATAGACACTGGCATAGCAATTATGTGCCGGTTCGCTCTGAAGATGGTGAGGTAACAGGCATCGCAGCAGCGAGCATTGAGACGACGCAGCAGAAAAAGGCAGAGGCCGCCCTCATTCAAAACGAAAAGCTGGCTGCCGTTGGAAGATTGGCGGCATCCATCGCTCACGAGATCAACAACCCTCTCGAATCGGTGACGAACCTGCTCTACCTCGCGAAGACGACAGAGGAAAAATCTGAGATAGCCGAGTATCTGGACACAGCGGAAATAGAGCTGCGCAGAGCATCAGCAATTACCAGCCAAACCCTGCGGTTCTACAAGCAATCGACAAATCCTGTGGCAATGACGGGAGAAGCGCTTTTTAAGAGCGTCCTCTCCGTCTATCAAGGGCGTCTCATGAACTCTAACGTAGCGGTTCAAGAACGCATGAGAGCCCAAAAGACTGTCGAGGTCTTTGACGGTGAGATCCGTCAAGTGTTGAACAATCTAGTTGGCAATGCGATCGATGCGCTACTCCCCAACGGTGGCCGTCTTCTCCTGAGAAGTCGTGAAGGCACAGACTGGAGCAGTGGCGACAAAGGCGTTATCTTCACCGTCGCAGATACGGGCTCCGGTATGCCAAGCCACGTTCTGGAAAAGGTATTCGAACCGTTCTACACGACCAAGGGCTTAGGTGGAACTGGTCTTGGACTTTGGTTGAGCAAAGAGATCATGGACCGCCATCGAGGACGGATACGAGTCCGCAGCTCTCAAACGCCCGGTTCAAGCGGAACGGTGTTTGCAGTGTTCTTACCTTTTGAAGCAGCGACAAGATAG
- a CDS encoding SOS response-associated peptidase family protein codes for MQPVIRLSRDSGERELAFLKWRLVPFWSKTPKPTFESINARADKLVTSGSWREPFQRRRCLIPGEFFYEWEPANRQEN; via the coding sequence ATGCAGCCTGTTATCCGGCTCAGCAGAGATTCCGGCGAGCGTGAACTGGCGTTCCTGAAATGGCGGCTGGTTCCTTTCTGGTCTAAGACCCCTAAGCCGACCTTTGAGAGTATCAATGCCAGGGCGGACAAGCTAGTGACCAGCGGCTCATGGCGAGAACCGTTCCAACGGCGCAGATGCCTCATCCCCGGCGAGTTCTTCTATGAATGGGAGCCAGCCAATCGACAAGAAAACTAA
- a CDS encoding SOS response-associated peptidase yields the protein MNGSQPIDKKTKQPYAVALTDDRLFSFGGIWDRWKDHTTGQVIESFAMITCEPNDTMKAFHDRTPLIVEPKDYDRWLADVEPSHLPMDLVRTYPAEGMKAWKIAKLNGNGPHLLNPLPELPTGPLTLF from the coding sequence ATGAATGGGAGCCAGCCAATCGACAAGAAAACTAAGCAGCCCTATGCAGTAGCTCTCACCGATGACCGGCTGTTCTCCTTCGGCGGGATCTGGGACCGGTGGAAGGATCACACAACCGGCCAGGTCATCGAGAGCTTTGCCATGATTACCTGCGAGCCAAATGACACGATGAAAGCGTTCCATGACCGTACTCCGCTCATTGTCGAGCCGAAGGACTACGATCGGTGGCTCGCCGATGTGGAGCCTTCCCACTTGCCTATGGATCTTGTGCGGACCTATCCAGCTGAAGGGATGAAAGCCTGGAAGATCGCCAAGCTGAATGGAAACGGTCCTCACCTACTGAATCCGCTTCCTGAGTTACCTACTGGGCCATTAACCCTCTTTTAG
- the ligD gene encoding non-homologous end-joining DNA ligase, with protein sequence MSAAVKRQAPSHIGFIESMECLAVPSLPEGPEWTYEIKLDGFRLEVVKDGSETTLFSRRGNVLNQKFSYIAQALKWLPANTVIDGELVALDDEGRTDFNLLQNFRSAECRIHYYAFDILISKGKDLTHLPLAERRAILEKILTVNDHIGLSVVQNDSKAMLTFVREHGLEGLVAKRTDGVYQPGKRTGLWAKHRINLGQEFVIGGYTKGTQGFDALIIGFYRGKELIYAARVRAGFVPATRREVFAQIKDLKIERCPFVNLPETGAGRWGQGLTAAKMKECVWLRPEAVGRFDFLEWTGADHLRHTKFVALRDDKDPQKVVRET encoded by the coding sequence ATGAGTGCAGCGGTGAAGAGACAAGCCCCCAGCCATATCGGCTTCATCGAATCGATGGAATGTCTTGCAGTGCCATCGCTCCCCGAGGGTCCCGAGTGGACCTATGAGATCAAGCTAGACGGCTTTCGGCTGGAAGTGGTCAAGGATGGCTCCGAGACAACACTCTTTTCACGACGCGGCAACGTTCTCAATCAAAAGTTCTCCTACATCGCTCAAGCGTTGAAATGGCTTCCAGCAAATACGGTCATCGATGGGGAATTGGTAGCCCTTGACGATGAAGGTCGTACCGATTTTAACCTGCTCCAAAACTTTCGATCGGCAGAATGTCGGATTCACTACTATGCGTTCGACATCCTGATCTCAAAGGGCAAAGACCTCACACATCTTCCCTTGGCGGAGCGTCGAGCAATCCTTGAGAAGATCTTGACAGTCAATGACCATATCGGCCTCTCGGTGGTTCAGAATGATTCGAAAGCGATGCTCACATTTGTGCGCGAGCATGGGCTAGAGGGCCTAGTTGCAAAGCGTACAGACGGCGTCTACCAACCCGGCAAGCGTACAGGGCTATGGGCAAAGCACCGCATCAACCTCGGCCAAGAATTCGTCATCGGCGGCTACACGAAGGGAACGCAGGGATTTGATGCGCTCATCATCGGCTTCTACCGGGGTAAGGAACTCATCTATGCAGCGAGGGTTCGTGCAGGCTTCGTCCCGGCCACTCGCCGCGAGGTATTCGCTCAAATTAAAGACTTGAAGATTGAGCGGTGCCCCTTTGTGAATCTTCCAGAGACAGGAGCGGGCCGCTGGGGGCAAGGGCTTACGGCGGCAAAAATGAAGGAGTGCGTGTGGCTGCGGCCCGAGGCGGTAGGGCGATTCGACTTTCTTGAGTGGACCGGGGCCGATCATCTCCGTCACACTAAATTTGTCGCCCTACGGGACGACAAAGACCCGCAGAAGGTCGTCAGAGAAACCTGA
- a CDS encoding DUF72 domain-containing protein gives MGEASQTGTVRIGISGWRYARWRGQFYPKGLAQRRELDFAAKTFSSVEINGTFYSLQRPSSFQQWASETPSDFVFAVKGGRFITHMKKLVAVETALANFFASGVLALGTKLGPFVWQLPPMMKFNEGAYDAARYESFFRLLPRTVRSAVRLAKRCDERMLTRAFLKPTLKRGEDPQLRHAIEIRHDSFVQPAFIELLKKHNIGLVVADTVEWPLLMDVTSDFAYLRLHGSERLYLSGYEADAIEVWAQRVVSFATGNAAEGRYAATPVQDGQARDVYVYFDNDAEGRAPVDAQALMRRVKDLMRGQSAIVPKAV, from the coding sequence ATGGGAGAGGCATCTCAGACAGGCACGGTCCGCATTGGCATATCGGGATGGCGATATGCCAGATGGCGCGGGCAGTTCTACCCGAAGGGGCTGGCACAGCGGCGTGAACTGGACTTTGCTGCGAAGACATTCTCATCCGTGGAAATCAATGGAACGTTCTATTCGCTGCAGCGGCCGAGTTCTTTTCAGCAATGGGCAAGTGAGACACCGTCTGACTTTGTCTTCGCAGTGAAGGGCGGACGCTTCATCACGCACATGAAGAAGCTGGTCGCCGTGGAGACGGCGCTGGCGAACTTCTTTGCGTCAGGCGTCTTAGCCCTCGGGACGAAACTTGGACCCTTCGTGTGGCAGCTCCCGCCGATGATGAAGTTCAACGAGGGCGCTTACGACGCAGCACGCTATGAGAGCTTCTTCAGGCTGCTTCCGCGCACTGTCCGTTCCGCGGTGAGGCTAGCGAAACGATGCGACGAGCGGATGCTCACACGGGCTTTTCTCAAACCTACGCTGAAGAGGGGTGAAGATCCGCAGTTGCGGCATGCAATTGAGATCCGGCATGATTCGTTTGTTCAGCCTGCCTTTATCGAGCTGTTGAAGAAGCATAACATCGGGCTGGTAGTGGCTGACACGGTGGAGTGGCCTCTCTTGATGGATGTGACCTCAGATTTTGCATACCTGAGACTGCATGGATCCGAGCGTCTCTATCTCAGTGGGTATGAGGCGGATGCGATCGAGGTTTGGGCGCAACGTGTGGTGTCTTTTGCCACCGGGAATGCGGCGGAGGGGCGGTACGCAGCAACGCCAGTTCAAGACGGTCAGGCCCGCGATGTATACGTCTACTTCGATAACGACGCAGAGGGGAGGGCACCAGTGGATGCCCAAGCCCTGATGCGAAGGGTAAAGGACTTGATGAGGGGCCAGTCAGCCATTGTGCCCAAGGCGGTGTAG
- a CDS encoding cyclase family protein translates to MIYDLAQPLYNNGPQFPGQPPNSILYQQRAVVQGATVERLEIMTHSGSHIDAPFHYKPELPTISELPLSHFYGPCVALDLRPLDACHPINANDLRQHEALISKGIFLLLKTGWGDRRANTKEFLTDWPYMSGDGARYLVARGIKGFGIDVLSTGGYPDEHAESDAHLELLGQQKLLLEDIHIPDDLLDGKRRYFAAFPILIANASGSWVRPIVWDSGDLEGDQPAEERPTELPFNVASLISLERTGF, encoded by the coding sequence ATGATTTACGATCTCGCCCAGCCCCTCTATAACAATGGTCCCCAATTTCCGGGTCAACCGCCGAATTCGATTCTTTACCAGCAGCGTGCCGTGGTCCAAGGCGCGACGGTGGAGCGGCTTGAGATCATGACGCACTCTGGCTCGCATATCGACGCACCCTTTCACTACAAGCCGGAACTGCCCACCATCAGCGAACTTCCTCTTTCCCACTTCTACGGTCCTTGCGTTGCTCTTGACCTTCGTCCACTCGATGCGTGCCACCCGATCAACGCCAACGACCTGCGTCAGCACGAAGCCCTGATTTCCAAAGGGATCTTCCTCCTCTTGAAAACCGGGTGGGGTGACCGCCGCGCTAACACAAAGGAATTTCTCACTGATTGGCCTTACATGTCCGGCGACGGTGCCCGCTACCTGGTCGCGCGCGGCATTAAGGGATTTGGAATTGACGTACTCTCAACGGGCGGCTACCCAGACGAGCACGCTGAATCCGACGCGCACCTCGAACTGCTCGGGCAGCAAAAGCTTTTGCTCGAAGACATCCACATTCCGGACGACCTTCTCGATGGCAAGCGACGATACTTTGCCGCATTTCCCATCCTCATTGCCAATGCAAGCGGCTCTTGGGTGCGTCCCATCGTCTGGGACTCGGGAGACCTCGAGGGAGATCAGCCAGCTGAGGAAAGACCCACCGAACTGCCCTTCAACGTAGCGAGCTTGATCTCATTGGAAAGAACCGGTTTCTAA
- a CDS encoding DUF4136 domain-containing protein, producing MPRYNHTQSTGLKAVCLSALLVLSSSFATAQKVSTDYDHQANFGNYHTFSIYKLQASSSLFEQHLRDDLTRTLTSKGLQLVPEGGDLAVTAIGSRKNQQEYNSFYEGLGGGGFGWRGRGFGGFGGGFGDEGVTNTQVINIPVGTLVVDMYDGPKHQLVFRGMASDTLSGNEEKNSKKLAKSVDKIIAKVPTNAAR from the coding sequence ATGCCCAGATACAACCACACGCAATCCACGGGGCTGAAAGCCGTCTGTCTCAGCGCCCTGTTAGTCTTGTCCTCCAGCTTCGCAACCGCCCAGAAGGTCAGCACCGACTACGATCACCAGGCCAATTTCGGCAATTACCACACTTTCTCGATCTATAAATTGCAGGCCTCAAGCAGCCTGTTTGAGCAGCATTTGCGAGACGATCTCACCCGGACCCTCACCTCCAAGGGCCTCCAATTAGTTCCCGAAGGGGGAGATTTAGCGGTGACGGCCATTGGATCCCGCAAGAACCAGCAGGAGTACAACAGTTTCTATGAGGGTCTAGGGGGCGGTGGATTTGGCTGGAGGGGACGCGGCTTTGGCGGATTTGGGGGCGGATTCGGAGATGAGGGTGTTACCAACACGCAGGTTATCAACATTCCTGTCGGAACTTTGGTCGTTGACATGTACGACGGTCCGAAGCATCAACTGGTCTTTAGGGGAATGGCGAGTGACACACTGTCTGGTAACGAGGAGAAAAACAGTAAGAAGTTGGCCAAGTCAGTCGACAAGATCATTGCGAAAGTCCCAACAAACGCTGCGCGTTGA
- a CDS encoding cysteine hydrolase family protein gives MRPLLPDSEDYFVLKPMHSAFYMTPLEVLLQHLQVETLILTGLTSNSCITVTAHDANMRGFDIYVPPDCSCARNPKEHTDALTQLEAMAGANLRRSTSLVLPGLIRAAQMSQHVDKTLLD, from the coding sequence GTGCGACCTTTGCTGCCCGACAGTGAAGACTACTTTGTACTGAAACCCATGCACTCGGCGTTCTACATGACTCCACTGGAAGTGCTTCTACAGCACCTCCAAGTAGAGACGCTGATTCTGACGGGACTAACATCGAACAGCTGCATTACCGTTACGGCACACGACGCGAACATGCGAGGATTCGATATCTACGTCCCGCCAGATTGCTCCTGTGCGCGTAATCCGAAGGAGCATACCGATGCACTTACGCAACTCGAAGCGATGGCTGGGGCGAACCTGAGACGTTCGACTTCCCTCGTTCTCCCGGGGCTTATCCGTGCAGCGCAGATGTCTCAGCATGTAGATAAAACGTTGCTAGACTGA